The following are encoded together in the Pedobacter steynii genome:
- a CDS encoding FecR family protein: protein MKKLNAKDLLDRYLAGNCTEEERALLESWHLDRTAGLNRDLSMEERNQDIDEVWERLQLSEEEPRRISLWPRIAAAAVLLLSLSAAVFFYVSKTQKSSIAAQRAIAKSIGPGGNKAILTLDDGTRISLSDAKNGTLASQSGVEISKSKDGQLVYHLSNVNKPNTYNTISTPNGGQYQVVLPDGTRVWLNAGSSLRFPLTFDQLSERKVELKGEAYFEVARQLKQQKNGMERVPFIVMTPTQDVEVLGTHFNVNAYADEPAGRTTLLEGSVRVSKKTDAAVHMVLKPGEQAILKDKFTMAKVDIEEVMSWKNGFFRFNETDLKSVMRQASRWYNVDVVYEGDIPPTFFTGDVPRTVNAGAFLDMLGYLNVKFKIEKQTNTRNKIVVSL, encoded by the coding sequence ATGAAAAAACTAAATGCAAAAGATTTATTGGACAGGTACCTTGCCGGTAACTGTACTGAAGAAGAGCGGGCTTTACTGGAAAGCTGGCACCTCGACAGAACAGCTGGTTTAAATCGTGATTTGAGCATGGAGGAGCGTAACCAGGATATAGATGAGGTATGGGAAAGGCTGCAGCTTTCTGAAGAAGAGCCCCGTCGGATTTCTTTATGGCCAAGGATTGCGGCTGCCGCAGTACTTCTGCTCAGTCTTTCTGCCGCAGTATTCTTTTATGTATCCAAAACTCAAAAAAGCAGTATAGCCGCACAGCGCGCCATCGCAAAGTCTATTGGACCCGGTGGAAATAAAGCGATCCTGACCCTGGATGATGGAACCCGGATCTCTTTGTCGGATGCCAAAAACGGAACTCTTGCCAGTCAGTCTGGAGTGGAGATTTCCAAATCCAAAGACGGGCAACTGGTGTATCACCTTTCGAATGTAAACAAACCAAATACGTACAATACCATTAGTACCCCTAATGGTGGACAATATCAGGTTGTTTTACCGGACGGCACCAGGGTATGGTTGAATGCAGGATCTTCCTTAAGGTTTCCACTGACCTTTGATCAGCTCAGCGAACGAAAGGTGGAGTTGAAAGGGGAGGCCTATTTTGAAGTCGCCAGGCAGCTGAAGCAACAAAAAAACGGGATGGAAAGGGTGCCTTTCATCGTCATGACCCCAACACAGGATGTAGAAGTATTGGGAACTCATTTTAATGTGAATGCCTATGCCGACGAACCCGCCGGACGAACCACTTTGCTGGAAGGAAGCGTAAGGGTTTCCAAAAAAACAGACGCAGCGGTGCATATGGTGCTTAAACCTGGAGAACAAGCCATCTTAAAAGACAAATTTACGATGGCCAAAGTAGATATTGAAGAGGTCATGAGCTGGAAAAACGGATTCTTCCGTTTTAACGAGACGGACTTAAAAAGCGTTATGCGACAGGCCTCCAGATGGTATAATGTAGATGTAGTCTACGAGGGGGATATTCCGCCCACATTCTTTACCGGAGATGTTCCCAGGACAGTCAATGCCGGCGCTTTCCTGGATATGCTGGGCTACCTGAACGTGAAATTTAAAATCGAAAAGCAAACCAATACCAGAAATAAAATTGTGGTATCGCTTTAA
- a CDS encoding DUF3276 family protein: MGEFDNKEREEVFSKKVRAGKRTYFFDVKATRSGDYYLTLTESKKRLEDGVFVKHKIFLYKEDFEKFAEGLNETVDYIKSHQDVVEKRYEYSENHEGAGNKNHNDDFSF; this comes from the coding sequence ATGGGAGAATTTGACAACAAAGAGAGAGAAGAGGTTTTTTCGAAGAAAGTAAGGGCCGGTAAAAGAACGTACTTTTTCGACGTAAAAGCAACAAGATCAGGAGACTACTACCTAACTTTAACTGAAAGTAAAAAAAGACTGGAAGACGGTGTTTTTGTAAAACATAAAATCTTCTTATATAAAGAAGACTTTGAGAAATTTGCGGAAGGATTAAATGAGACTGTTGACTACATTAAAAGCCACCAGGATGTTGTAGAAAAACGCTACGAATATTCTGAGAACCACGAAGGCGCGGGAAACAAGAATCACAATGACGATTTTTCTTTCTAA
- a CDS encoding ABC transporter ATP-binding protein, translating to MKHLRFLNKYFYKYKWWIIPGVFFVIISNIFGVIPAQVIGHAFNLITENIQIYGLFEGFERRNIIYDIFSTSLFYFGLLVLVLYLLRGLFLFFMRQTIILMSRHIEFDMKNEIYAHYQELSLGFYRRNNTGDLMNRATEDVNRVRMYVGPAIMYTINTAVLFILVIYAMFSVNSTLAIFSLLPLPVLVVIIYFVNTLINKRSEQIQEQLSRLSSFVQERFSGIRVIKSYVREGHTKAVFAAESQGYKDNAMGLVKVQALFYPTMLLLVGLSTILTVYIGGKQVIEGSISAGNIAEFIVYVNQLTFPVSMLGWVTTLIQRASASQKRINEFLQLQPDIVSGNAPIVPVRGNIKFENVSFTYPDTGIQALKNISFEIEQGQFVAIIGRTGSGKSTLANLLMRMYDVNQGKIKMDGEAIDSLDLRHYRSQFGFVPQEVFLFSDTIKNNIAFGLDKVNEEEVIEAAKNAAVYQNIINFDLKFETMLGERGITLSGGQKQRVSIARALIKEPKVLIFDDCLSAVDTRTEEEILTNLGKVMKGKTSILIAHRISTIKNANKILVLEDGRIIEQGTHQDLLQLGGAYAEMYQNQLLEEESSGNSPLV from the coding sequence ATGAAACACCTCAGATTCTTAAACAAATACTTCTATAAATATAAATGGTGGATTATTCCGGGTGTATTTTTCGTGATCATCTCCAATATATTTGGGGTAATTCCTGCACAGGTTATTGGTCATGCCTTTAATTTAATTACCGAAAACATACAGATATATGGTTTATTCGAAGGTTTCGAACGCCGCAACATCATCTATGATATCTTTAGCACCAGCCTGTTTTATTTCGGGTTGCTGGTACTTGTACTTTATTTATTAAGAGGTCTCTTTCTGTTTTTCATGCGTCAGACCATTATTCTGATGTCCAGACATATAGAATTTGACATGAAGAACGAGATTTATGCTCATTATCAGGAACTGAGCCTTGGTTTTTACCGCAGGAACAATACCGGAGATTTAATGAACCGGGCTACAGAAGATGTAAACAGGGTCCGCATGTATGTAGGCCCCGCAATCATGTATACCATCAATACCGCGGTACTCTTTATCCTGGTCATCTATGCCATGTTTTCGGTAAACAGCACACTGGCCATTTTCTCCCTCCTTCCGCTCCCGGTACTGGTGGTCATCATTTATTTTGTCAACACCCTCATTAATAAGAGGAGTGAACAGATTCAGGAACAGCTTTCCAGACTGAGTAGTTTTGTTCAGGAGAGGTTCTCGGGAATCCGCGTCATAAAATCTTATGTCCGGGAAGGCCATACCAAAGCCGTATTTGCAGCCGAGAGTCAGGGTTATAAAGACAATGCAATGGGCCTGGTGAAAGTACAGGCGCTATTTTATCCTACGATGTTATTATTGGTTGGGCTAAGCACCATCCTCACCGTTTACATCGGTGGTAAGCAAGTGATCGAAGGATCGATCAGCGCAGGAAATATTGCAGAGTTTATTGTCTATGTAAATCAACTCACCTTTCCCGTATCTATGTTGGGATGGGTCACCACCCTGATCCAAAGGGCTTCTGCCTCCCAGAAGCGGATCAATGAATTTCTTCAGCTACAGCCAGACATCGTTTCGGGCAATGCTCCGATAGTCCCGGTCAGAGGGAATATTAAATTTGAAAATGTGAGCTTCACCTACCCGGACACCGGAATCCAGGCGCTGAAAAACATCAGTTTTGAAATAGAACAAGGTCAGTTTGTAGCCATTATAGGCCGTACAGGATCAGGAAAATCGACTCTCGCAAATCTGCTCATGCGGATGTATGATGTCAATCAGGGAAAAATAAAAATGGATGGGGAAGCTATTGACTCCCTTGATCTCAGACATTACCGCAGTCAGTTTGGCTTTGTCCCACAAGAGGTTTTCTTATTCTCTGATACGATCAAAAATAACATCGCTTTTGGTTTAGACAAGGTGAATGAGGAAGAGGTGATTGAAGCCGCTAAAAATGCTGCAGTATACCAGAACATCATCAACTTTGACCTTAAATTTGAAACCATGCTTGGCGAACGTGGGATTACCCTTTCCGGCGGACAAAAACAAAGGGTATCTATTGCCCGCGCCCTGATTAAGGAACCTAAAGTCCTCATCTTTGACGATTGTCTTTCTGCAGTTGATACCCGCACAGAAGAGGAAATTCTGACTAACCTCGGAAAGGTGATGAAAGGAAAGACAAGCATCCTGATCGCACACAGGATATCGACGATTAAAAATGCCAATAAAATCCTTGTTTTAGAGGATGGAAGGATTATTGAACAGGGAACACATCAGGATTTACTCCAATTGGGAGGTGCCTATGCAGAAATGTATCAAAATCAATTATTAGAAGAGGAAAGTTCCGGTAATTCTCCTCTTGTCTGA
- a CDS encoding SusC/RagA family TonB-linked outer membrane protein, giving the protein MYFINTSTGMDRLRLAPYFKQFQAIYRSLFHINSLTRRQVIMRINLIALLITISLVQASANTFGQRVTLREKNASLQQVLMSIKKQTKFTFLYNSDLIKSAKKVNLNLENVQLEEALEACFQDQNLSFKIIENTVVIKKREFSVLDQMKNYFKFMEIKGKVLDQNGGPLPGATVQVKNTRKTVVTNTEGNFELSAVEEKATLVVSYIGYKSKEVPANQESPITIVLEINPALLSEIAVVSTGYQDIPKERAAGSISVINADKDLGGKLQANILDRIEGMSAGLTSYKVGGSRKIQIRGVSTISGEVAPLYVLDGAPFEGDPQSINPSDVESITVLKDATAASIYGARSANGVIVINTRRGKKGPLKINYNGTIKFTPLPDRSYANKMSSAELVDFQREMFNYRSGSYSAIDPRKAMNDVYKLFYERREEHMTEAELQSALDVYRNNDRYDQVVKEFIRKTAIDQQHNLSLSGGSDFYTYNFSGNYMGSNPYEREQSTNRIGFNLNNTLNLTKWLKLNIGVLGSKQKEDYDNGVSGVGMLNTGKASYFMLRDAQGNAVNWLNSKSQFEIDRLNGLRLQDENFAPANEMNTKHYNYDSNYLNLNIGTNIKIIDGLSLNLLYQKERTDEYNKQYYNKNAYNVKTQINDATLIKDGIVSNLIPVGGQLSETRGDKNSHTLRAQLNFSKLFDSKHRVEMIAGAEQRKIVGSSTNVYKYGYDDFNLTYKFINEAILASPTLNTESINGRFQLSRQERGFIYTDNRFVSFYGNGSYTYDNKITATASIRMDQSNLFGTDPKYQYKPLWSAGLMYLIAENQNDWLDRLSVRTTYGINGNISKLSGPYMITKDEGPNSYTNESQAYVDSPPNSGLRWEKTRVTNLAFDFSLFKNRLSGSVEFYNKSTTDLLGKENTDPTIGWNSVYRNYGSMRNRGIDISLTSLNLTTNDLKWNTTLNFNYNKNVLTKLENAGNSIGYYLDRGQNRVGKPMNAIYSIRYKGLDEKGSPIALTKDGMEVKSTDQLTPADLIYEGTATPPYAVSVANNMSYKNFDLFFMFIYYGGHVMRDILSPYLTKYAELNYTSNMDRNALNYWKKPGDELIPGMAPAFYTAASGTITNIWEAGSHGIQRADYIKLRDITLSYNLANDLLKKNHIQRLRFSFQVQNAWSWAANKQNLDPEVWVGTTHYSSSYGAPTRGNSLPPTYTFGLSANF; this is encoded by the coding sequence ATGTATTTTATTAATACTTCAACAGGTATGGACAGGCTACGCCTTGCCCCATATTTTAAACAATTTCAGGCCATTTACAGGAGCCTTTTCCATATAAATTCCTTAACCAGAAGACAAGTCATTATGCGGATAAATCTGATAGCACTATTGATCACCATATCGCTGGTACAGGCTTCGGCCAATACCTTTGGACAGCGGGTTACGCTGCGGGAAAAAAATGCCAGCTTGCAGCAGGTACTGATGTCGATAAAGAAACAGACAAAATTCACTTTTCTATACAATAGCGACCTGATTAAATCAGCAAAAAAGGTAAATCTGAATCTGGAAAATGTACAACTGGAGGAGGCGCTGGAAGCCTGTTTTCAAGATCAGAACCTCAGCTTTAAAATCATTGAAAATACAGTCGTGATTAAGAAGAGGGAATTCTCGGTACTCGACCAGATGAAAAATTATTTCAAATTTATGGAGATAAAAGGAAAGGTATTGGATCAAAACGGGGGGCCTTTGCCTGGTGCAACCGTGCAGGTGAAAAATACCAGAAAGACGGTGGTTACCAATACAGAAGGTAATTTTGAGCTGAGTGCGGTAGAGGAGAAGGCGACCCTGGTTGTTTCTTATATCGGATATAAGTCGAAAGAGGTACCCGCAAATCAGGAAAGCCCGATAACCATTGTACTGGAAATTAACCCGGCTTTATTGTCAGAAATTGCAGTGGTTTCTACCGGTTATCAGGACATTCCAAAAGAACGTGCTGCAGGTTCAATCAGTGTCATTAATGCAGATAAAGATCTTGGAGGGAAGCTGCAGGCCAACATTCTGGATCGTATTGAGGGCATGTCTGCGGGATTGACGAGTTATAAGGTTGGAGGATCCCGAAAAATCCAGATCCGTGGGGTATCGACCATTAGTGGAGAAGTGGCCCCTCTTTATGTACTTGACGGCGCCCCTTTTGAAGGAGATCCCCAATCCATCAACCCTTCTGATGTGGAAAGCATTACGGTTTTGAAGGATGCCACTGCAGCTTCTATTTATGGAGCAAGATCAGCAAACGGAGTGATTGTGATCAATACCCGAAGAGGTAAAAAAGGTCCTTTAAAGATTAACTACAATGGAACCATTAAATTTACCCCACTTCCTGACCGCAGCTATGCCAACAAAATGAGTAGTGCTGAACTGGTAGATTTTCAAAGGGAAATGTTCAATTATCGCTCCGGTTCTTATTCTGCAATAGATCCGCGCAAGGCAATGAACGATGTCTACAAGTTGTTCTACGAACGTAGAGAAGAGCACATGACGGAAGCAGAACTACAGTCGGCATTAGATGTTTACCGGAACAACGATCGTTATGACCAGGTGGTCAAAGAGTTTATCCGAAAGACAGCAATCGATCAGCAACACAACCTTTCTTTATCCGGAGGATCAGACTTTTATACTTATAATTTTAGTGGTAACTATATGGGCTCGAATCCTTATGAGCGGGAGCAAAGTACCAACCGCATCGGGTTCAACCTGAACAATACCCTAAATCTGACTAAATGGTTAAAATTGAATATTGGCGTATTGGGAAGCAAGCAGAAAGAAGACTACGATAACGGAGTAAGTGGAGTGGGGATGTTGAATACGGGTAAAGCTTCTTATTTTATGCTGAGAGATGCACAGGGGAACGCGGTAAACTGGCTAAACTCCAAATCACAGTTTGAGATCGACCGTCTGAACGGATTGCGCTTACAGGACGAAAATTTTGCTCCTGCAAATGAAATGAATACCAAACATTATAATTATGACAGCAATTATCTGAACCTCAATATAGGAACGAATATTAAAATCATAGATGGGCTATCCCTGAACCTGCTTTATCAGAAAGAAAGGACGGATGAGTATAACAAACAGTATTATAATAAAAATGCCTACAATGTAAAAACACAGATCAATGATGCCACTTTAATAAAGGATGGGATCGTTAGCAATCTCATTCCTGTTGGCGGGCAGCTGAGTGAGACACGAGGTGATAAAAATTCTCATACGCTGAGGGCACAGCTAAACTTCAGCAAGTTATTTGACAGCAAACATCGTGTGGAAATGATTGCTGGTGCTGAACAACGCAAAATTGTGGGCTCGAGTACGAATGTCTACAAATATGGTTATGATGACTTTAACCTTACCTATAAATTTATTAATGAAGCTATATTGGCCTCGCCAACATTGAATACCGAATCCATTAACGGACGTTTTCAGTTAAGCCGTCAGGAAAGAGGATTTATTTACACAGATAACCGCTTTGTGTCTTTCTATGGTAATGGTTCTTATACCTACGACAATAAGATCACTGCAACGGCCAGTATCCGTATGGATCAGTCTAACTTATTTGGTACAGATCCGAAGTATCAGTATAAGCCGTTATGGTCTGCCGGTTTGATGTACCTGATCGCCGAAAATCAAAACGACTGGCTCGATCGTCTTAGCGTTCGTACCACCTATGGGATCAATGGGAATATTTCCAAGCTGAGTGGACCCTATATGATTACCAAGGATGAGGGACCTAACTCTTATACCAATGAATCCCAGGCCTATGTGGACAGTCCGCCAAATTCAGGGCTGCGTTGGGAAAAAACAAGAGTGACCAATCTTGCATTTGATTTTAGTTTATTCAAGAACCGCCTTTCAGGATCAGTAGAGTTCTATAATAAGTCTACCACAGACCTTTTGGGTAAAGAAAATACCGATCCTACGATTGGCTGGAATTCGGTATACCGGAATTACGGAAGCATGAGAAACAGAGGAATTGATATTTCCCTGACCAGTCTGAATCTGACTACAAATGATTTGAAATGGAATACCACGTTGAATTTCAATTATAACAAGAACGTACTCACTAAATTAGAGAATGCGGGTAATAGCATTGGCTATTACCTTGACCGCGGACAAAACAGAGTGGGTAAACCTATGAACGCCATTTATAGCATCAGGTATAAAGGCTTAGATGAAAAGGGAAGTCCTATTGCTTTAACTAAGGACGGAATGGAAGTGAAAAGTACGGATCAGCTAACCCCGGCAGATCTGATCTATGAAGGCACTGCAACGCCTCCTTATGCGGTTTCTGTGGCTAATAATATGAGCTATAAGAATTTTGACCTTTTCTTTATGTTTATTTATTATGGCGGGCATGTGATGCGGGATATCCTTTCTCCTTATTTAACTAAATATGCGGAGTTAAACTATACCAGTAATATGGACAGGAATGCCTTAAACTACTGGAAAAAACCGGGAGATGAACTTATTCCCGGAATGGCGCCGGCCTTCTATACTGCCGCCAGTGGTACGATCACAAATATCTGGGAAGCAGGGAGCCATGGTATTCAAAGAGCCGACTACATCAAGTTGCGTGACATTACTTTAAGCTATAATCTGGCTAATGACTTACTGAAAAAAAATCATATTCAGCGGTTAAGATTTAGTTTTCAGGTACAGAATGCCTGGAGCTGGGCCGCAAATAAGCAGAACCTGGACCCTGAAGTATGGGTAGGAACGACACACTATTCTTCCAGTTACGGAGCGCCTACCAGAGGAAACTCGCTTCCTCCGACTTATACCTTCGGTTTGTCCGCTAACTTTTAA
- a CDS encoding TlpA disulfide reductase family protein encodes MKKTVKVSMLSLAIASLLGIAGANAQSTKGFTIKGELNGLKAGDKVMLIYSADQRKMDTIAQVVKNNRFELKGQVKNGAEFYSLRVENKRIRYNAFLDNSSMILKGDADDLSKVSLSGSPSHDDYLKFTALMAPTTAKIRALNKEYRDASTAKNEELVKSISRQFDELEGQQAVLTADFIRKNPQSYYSPYLIFNGDIEPSVTQPVYHSLSKEVKASTYGIKVKERLADLSRVAVGIKAPDFSALTPEGKTLSLNEVLKKGKYTLIDFWASWCGPCRQENPNLVAAYAKFHEKGLNVLGVSFDKADGAAAWKKAIADDQLNWYQISDLKYWESPMVKLYAVRGIPHSVLVDNNGIIVAKDLRGKALHDKLEELLK; translated from the coding sequence ATGAAAAAGACAGTAAAAGTATCTATGCTTTCATTAGCCATCGCATCATTGCTGGGTATCGCAGGAGCAAATGCACAAAGTACGAAGGGGTTTACGATAAAAGGGGAACTAAATGGCTTAAAAGCCGGAGATAAGGTGATGCTGATTTATAGTGCAGATCAACGCAAGATGGATACCATTGCCCAGGTTGTAAAGAACAATCGGTTTGAATTGAAAGGGCAGGTGAAGAACGGCGCGGAGTTCTATAGCCTGAGGGTTGAAAATAAGCGGATCAGGTACAATGCCTTTCTGGACAATTCTTCCATGATATTGAAAGGAGATGCGGATGATCTTTCTAAAGTCAGCTTATCCGGTTCTCCATCTCACGACGATTACCTGAAATTTACGGCATTAATGGCTCCGACAACGGCGAAAATCAGGGCCCTTAATAAAGAATACCGGGACGCAAGTACTGCGAAGAACGAAGAACTGGTTAAGTCTATTAGCCGGCAATTTGATGAGCTGGAAGGTCAGCAGGCAGTACTTACTGCAGATTTTATCCGTAAAAACCCGCAATCTTATTATAGTCCTTATCTGATTTTTAACGGGGATATTGAACCTTCTGTTACGCAACCTGTGTATCACTCCCTCTCAAAAGAAGTGAAAGCCAGCACCTATGGGATTAAGGTTAAAGAGCGTCTTGCGGATCTTTCCAGAGTCGCGGTAGGCATCAAAGCGCCTGACTTTAGTGCATTAACCCCTGAAGGAAAAACACTTTCCTTAAACGAGGTGCTGAAAAAGGGAAAGTATACCTTAATTGATTTCTGGGCTTCCTGGTGCGGACCATGCAGACAGGAGAACCCGAATCTGGTTGCAGCCTATGCAAAGTTTCATGAGAAAGGACTAAACGTGTTAGGAGTATCTTTTGATAAAGCGGATGGTGCCGCAGCATGGAAAAAAGCCATCGCAGATGATCAGTTAAACTGGTATCAGATTTCAGATTTAAAATACTGGGAAAGCCCGATGGTGAAGCTGTATGCGGTGCGGGGAATCCCGCATTCCGTTTTGGTGGACAACAACGGAATAATTGTTGCGAAAGACCTGCGGGGCAAAGCGCTGCATGATAAGCTCGAAGAGCTATTGAAATAA
- a CDS encoding RagB/SusD family nutrient uptake outer membrane protein: MKKIFTIIFIATVALSGCKDYLDVKPKGYTIPEFYEDYEKLLNSSSLYRVSSAYPVFLTDDAQAGEVKDPNKSADYPSYALFKRNLYEFKPGRVFESAESDRFYEPAYEHIYVYNTVINNIEKVKDRTVADRMQLKAEAQIGRAFEYLTIVNAYAAHYDPATAETDLGVPLVLTEDINAKYTRGTVAEVYRQIQKDLDEALPHLAVKTANNFHPTKSVGYAFLSRMYLYMGKYAEALKNANEALKLNSNLIDYSIYTNKKGTWGRVCTIADQAVLFPDADKSKESVWIRFGASSYGHVFTELYASKDLLDVYQKDLPVNATDQRLKLFFCDGQANFGGAITLFPGRKLWAPYVEFNLGFSTPELYLVAAECEARVGSKDLAVQHLNKLRDMRIVGNQPLVAASKDEALQLALEERRRETPYQGSTRLIDLKRLNKDPRFAKTVTHKNGTETYSLPANDKRYILPLPPNVLEFNPSIPVYDR, from the coding sequence ATGAAAAAGATATTCACCATTATATTTATAGCAACAGTTGCGCTGTCCGGATGTAAAGATTACCTGGATGTAAAACCAAAAGGGTACACCATTCCGGAGTTTTATGAGGATTATGAGAAGTTGTTAAATAGTTCCTCTCTGTACAGGGTTTCTTCTGCTTATCCCGTTTTTTTAACTGATGATGCGCAGGCAGGAGAAGTAAAGGACCCCAACAAATCAGCTGATTATCCATCATATGCGCTGTTTAAACGCAATTTGTATGAGTTTAAACCCGGACGTGTTTTCGAGTCTGCAGAATCAGACCGGTTTTATGAGCCCGCTTATGAGCACATCTATGTGTACAATACCGTCATCAATAACATCGAAAAAGTGAAAGACAGAACGGTGGCCGACCGGATGCAGCTTAAAGCAGAAGCACAAATCGGACGGGCATTTGAGTACCTGACTATTGTAAATGCCTATGCTGCCCATTATGATCCGGCTACAGCTGAAACGGATCTTGGCGTACCGCTGGTATTGACGGAAGATATCAATGCGAAATATACCAGAGGTACTGTTGCAGAGGTCTATAGACAGATTCAGAAGGATCTGGATGAAGCTTTGCCTCATCTGGCAGTGAAGACGGCAAATAATTTCCATCCGACAAAAAGTGTGGGTTATGCATTTTTAAGCAGGATGTATTTGTATATGGGTAAATATGCCGAGGCGTTGAAGAATGCAAATGAGGCTTTGAAATTAAACAGTAATCTGATCGACTACAGCATTTATACCAATAAAAAGGGAACCTGGGGCAGAGTTTGTACCATTGCTGATCAGGCGGTACTTTTTCCTGATGCAGACAAAAGTAAAGAAAGCGTCTGGATCCGCTTTGGTGCATCAAGTTACGGACATGTGTTTACGGAATTATATGCGAGTAAGGATTTGCTGGATGTTTATCAGAAGGATTTACCGGTAAATGCCACGGATCAGCGTTTAAAACTTTTCTTCTGCGACGGACAGGCTAATTTTGGCGGGGCCATAACCCTTTTTCCAGGAAGAAAGCTATGGGCGCCTTATGTAGAGTTCAACCTGGGCTTCAGCACTCCGGAACTTTATCTTGTTGCCGCAGAGTGTGAAGCCAGGGTAGGGAGTAAAGATCTGGCTGTACAACACCTGAACAAATTGAGGGATATGCGTATTGTGGGCAATCAACCGTTGGTTGCGGCAAGCAAAGACGAAGCATTGCAGCTGGCACTGGAAGAGAGAAGGAGAGAAACGCCTTACCAGGGAAGCACGCGTCTGATCGATTTGAAAAGATTGAATAAGGACCCTCGTTTTGCGAAAACAGTGACCCATAAGAATGGGACTGAAACTTATTCTTTACCTGCCAATGATAAGCGATACATCTTGCCATTGCCACCGAATGTATTGGAATTCAATCCTTCGATACCTGTGTACGATCGCTAA
- a CDS encoding thioredoxin family protein, giving the protein MKKITLFLFLLICGSLKAQEGIKFNQTSNWKETTEKAAAENKLIFVDCYTSWCAPCKWMDKNVFVEPSVAGFFNEHFINAKIDMEKGEGIVLRKQYNVQSFPTFLFINHKGEVVHRTASKMSVAEFLEEGRMASDPGRNFSSMKKKYESGQRDLSFLLDYYLTLQKSERGAADNIGKDIAAKITEEQLNSALGWKTIKALARSETDRLGAYFMANASKYAAWGSLEEREQLTDRLVSSSMYGYIYAKDETAFMKKLAFFKNSDKTDRKKQGAMLEADFYLEQDRTADYKKITDEAMAGVLKTDAEKLSFLARRADYKAASNPAILAQAYLMAKHAVALEPEEYSIQSTFAKVCLSLKKKDEALTAAKKSRLLAEAETSKIQKLAQELIDKIELL; this is encoded by the coding sequence ATGAAAAAAATAACTCTATTTCTGTTTCTGCTGATTTGCGGAAGCTTAAAAGCGCAAGAAGGCATTAAATTTAACCAGACTTCCAACTGGAAAGAAACAACGGAAAAGGCGGCAGCCGAAAATAAACTGATTTTCGTGGATTGCTATACCTCTTGGTGCGCTCCTTGTAAATGGATGGATAAAAATGTATTTGTAGAACCTTCAGTTGCCGGTTTTTTCAATGAACATTTTATCAATGCCAAGATTGATATGGAAAAAGGAGAGGGAATAGTGCTCCGTAAGCAATACAATGTGCAGTCTTTTCCGACTTTTTTGTTTATAAATCATAAAGGTGAAGTCGTCCATAGAACAGCTTCAAAAATGTCTGTTGCCGAATTTCTGGAGGAAGGGCGAATGGCATCGGATCCGGGCAGGAATTTTTCTTCCATGAAGAAGAAATACGAGTCCGGACAGAGAGACCTCTCTTTTTTACTGGACTATTACCTGACTTTACAAAAATCAGAACGCGGGGCTGCGGATAATATCGGAAAAGATATTGCTGCAAAAATTACAGAAGAGCAGTTGAATTCTGCATTGGGCTGGAAAACAATAAAGGCGCTGGCCAGATCAGAAACGGATCGCCTGGGGGCTTATTTCATGGCGAACGCCTCAAAGTATGCCGCATGGGGCAGCCTGGAGGAGAGGGAACAGCTGACCGACCGACTGGTAAGCAGCAGCATGTACGGATACATTTATGCAAAAGATGAAACTGCCTTTATGAAGAAACTAGCCTTTTTCAAGAACTCTGATAAAACCGACCGTAAAAAACAGGGCGCAATGCTGGAGGCCGATTTTTACCTGGAGCAGGATAGAACGGCAGACTATAAAAAGATCACTGATGAAGCAATGGCAGGAGTGTTGAAAACCGATGCAGAGAAATTGAGCTTTCTGGCCAGAAGGGCTGATTATAAGGCGGCTTCAAATCCAGCGATTTTAGCGCAAGCCTACCTGATGGCAAAACATGCAGTTGCATTGGAGCCGGAAGAATATTCGATCCAAAGCACTTTTGCTAAAGTATGTCTTTCCCTGAAAAAGAAAGATGAAGCTTTGACTGCAGCAAAAAAATCGAGATTGCTTGCTGAAGCAGAAACCTCAAAAATCCAGAAACTGGCGCAGGAATTAATTGATAAAATTGAATTGTTATAA